The genome window tacattcaattcaattcaattttatttatatagcgcttttcacaatagttaattgtttcaaagcagctttacattaatagatgtatgaAACCGAGAAAAacgagcatagtaataatgtaacgtatacagtaaagtagtaagttaagccaaaggtggcggactctccaggggatgaaaaaccccctaggagaaaaaccctcctggctagtccagggggaaaactcctaggagggaaaaaatccttgagagagatacatatatatatttatatatataaatactatcgggGTATGTGAACGGCTAAGCAAATTAAACTGGTTCCGCCGGTGGTcgctggtcaggcatcggcttgGCATCTCGTAGAAGGACGGTCAGTAGATCAGCGGTGTGACAAATTTCCTAAAGCTCTTACAGTAATTAAGTCTTGATTAAATCAGTCTTGATTTAGTTTATGCTATTGCTGCTAAAAAGCAAGTGTTTAATGCAACCAAAATgtcatcaatattttggatttGGTTTGTACATTAGATGACCTCAAAACTAACGTTCATGAATCAAAGCCACAAAACAACATCTGGCATCCTCATGTCATCATCTTTCAATTTTAGGTTAAATATCTTAAAACTTTCTTAAAAATCTCTTaaaactttgttgtttttaaaaacatgacaACAAAGAATGATTGTCAGTTTTGATAAAAGTGAAATGATGATAATGTGTTATTGATGATGAATGACACAAAACGTTTGCAGAAAACTTTATTAAACGTTAAAATATCACAATGACCACACATTCACCTGGCCAGAAGAGACAACTACAGATTCTTTAAATAAGACTTGTAACATTTAGCCAGAACAAGTACAGAAATTTACAattgaaatgtacaaaataataaaaggaTGCAGCAAAACTTAAATGAagacaataaataaaattcCAATAATGAAATAGTCCTGTTATTGATCATAGAGCAGAAGATAGACGCTGGTTTATTTCTGTAAACTAGTTTCTGTTATGAGACATTATCAGTTAGGAAAAGATTAACACTGTTATTCTATCAACACAAATCAATTCTGTTCAAACACAAGATTGAACTTCATTTTTATAAAAGATGAATCATTCAATACTCAATGAATGTTGGCTGGTTTCATCTGAACTTTGTGTTTAATAGAGGTTGAGGTAGAAGCGTTTCATCTACAGCTACATGAGACAGCTGCTGTCATACTGTTTGTGTCTTCAGACTGAAAATATTAcaaatttgagcaaaaacatGGTGATGGCAACTACACAATGATTCATATTTTCCTGATGTAAACACTGAAAGTTGTCATTTACTTTAAATGCTGTGatggcaaataaataaattattaaaggaATCCTTTTTTTATTACCTTCATGTCACTCATGTTTGACTTTCTTAgtgaaacacaaaatttaataatgtaataataataataaaaaaaatgtaatgatgtCAGTGTTATATGAAATTTGCCTTTACCTTTACGTTATTGCAAGAAAACAAATCTGTTTAATTGCTTACAAAACATTTATCAATTAACaaagtgcaaaaaatatttttctcataAAAATTGCCACATTGAACGAGGCAGAAGTAGATCGTACCGCATGGGGTAAAGTTTGAGAGAGTTGTAAATCTATACAGTTGTAACAGAAAGAAAGGCGTTGTGAACTTTGGAAGCTTCTGGCGCTTTGGCGCCATGCGTCATCAGTTCCTGAATCGTCATCCAGTTGTCCAGAATTTTCTTGTTTCGTTTTTTCATCATCTTGCGATGGCTGAGTTCAATGATGCTGACGTCCTTACGTCCCTCACCACCGCTCTGTGGATTCTCCCGTAGGCTTTCCAGTCGACTCCTCTGCATGAACTCTCGGCGCCGGCGCTGCTCTTTGGCCCGCAGAAGCTGCCGTTTGCGCTCCTCTTTGCTCCAGTAGCGTCCCATCTTCATCTCGCTCATGGCGTCGTCATCCGTCGTCATCCCTCCGCTCCGCTCCTCCTTGATCTTGAGGGCTCGCTCGCGGAGCAGTCGATCTCTAACCGGCCGTTTGGTGATGTATCTCGTTCCGTCGCTTCTCACCTTGACCTTCCACTCCATCTTGGGTTCGGTCGGCAGGGCGACCCGTGGACCGCTCAACAAACTCTGGGTGTACCCGACAGCTGACTGCTGCTGGATCAGATGTACGACGCTCTGGTAATGTCGCCCGTGGGGCGGGATGTTGGTTTGCTGGTGTTGTCGTGAGGACAGACAGGGGATCCGTGAGCGAAGGGTCCTCCGCGGGGAGCTTTCGTCGTCTGCCGGAGGCGTCTGGTCAGACTCCGAGGGATTGCTGTGATCCGGACTGCCGCTTGGTGCTCTCCTGACGGGAGGACAAGGAGGCGAAGCGCGTCCGGTTAACAAACTGCTTTTCAGGTTCTTTCTATTGGTCAAACTAACCATCCTGTGCATGGAATGTTCTGGAGAGCGGTCCATGGCCAGCGGCGTGCTGCGGGAGCTCTCGGCGGTATTGTATGCGCTCGAACTGTCTTTGTCGGATTTCTCCGGGTGCTCGCTGATGTCCGCCAGTTTGCCTGTACGAGGGCTCTGCTGCACCTGCTCGCGTTTATGCAATTGATGCGCCTGCATGATGTTCTGGCATTCCAGCTCGATGTTGCGCAGTTCCTCGTTGAGCAGACGCAGCTCGTGCTCCATGCCGCCTCTCTGATCTCTCAGACTGCACTCGATGGTGCTGCTGTGACTGTAGAAGAGGTCGTACTCGCCGCTGTTGCGGATCTGACACTTCAGCTCCAGCAGTTGTTGATAACAATCTCCTTCAGCAACATCATCTTCCACTCCCTCACCTGAGACTCGCCCGGACGCCGGGCTCTGATCCGCAGCCTCACGCCGCTGCCGTAGACACCGCGACAGTCTCTTCTGTATTTGTGCAAGGACGTTCTTCTCAGAACCATTCCTCATCTTCTCGTGATTGTAGGAACAGGAGGCTGTGATGTTATCTTCTTGAATTCTTCTGGCCTGCAGAGAGATTTTGAGTGAGAATTATTCAAGCGCTCTTGTTTACACATAAAACATCAGAGACTTCATTACTGAATGTTTTCATATCTACTTGCAGTCATTTGGGAGATCGATTAGAACAATGAACATTTCTCTGCTTTTGTCAGGAACAGGAAAATATGAGAAATCAATTTGAAAGTATGATTCAGAATATTGGGAATTGGAAAATCCATCTATTTTAATACATTCATTTCTCACAAGGGCCGTGAGCTTTTCAAAATAAATCCAAGTTCTAATAAAGCTCAGTGAGAAACAAGCAAATCTCATGAAATATAAAGAGATTTAATCTGCCTACAGTAAATCTTTTGAACATTTTCTAAATCAAGTGTGGCATTGTTAGGATGTTATGGGAGTTGACTCTTATGTGATGTGTTTTTCTTGCCtgctcctcttcttcttcttctctggtGGCTCTGTCTATCTCCTCTTCTTCTCTTCTCTGTTCCTCCAGCATTTCCATCTTCAGCTCCTCTAAGAACTCATTGTGTTCATCATCTAGCCACGGCTCCTCCTGGACAAACACAACATCCAGAGAACCTCATGAGACCTGTCAAAAACTCGGAATCTCCCCCCAAAATCTATTACATATACAGCCACAGAAAAAATTAGGAGACCACTCCAGTTTTGCTTTTAATCATCATTTTCACATGTATTACAACCATTTCTGTCCAGTAAAGCAAACCTCATGAGCGACAAAAATCTTGTAAAGTGTACGCAAAAATACACTGCAATGTCCATGTATATAAAAGTGTCTTTGATATGGAAAAGAAATTAAAAccatgtcagggtctgagcagatgtatgcacttttgcttgtccgattgctacaggtttttaaaaatatggtGCTCGGAAATTATTTTTTCAAGATTTATAGATTTAACATCTATACGTTTTCTGTGTGCAGGTTTGAGAAATGATCATAAGATTTAAGATTTACAACGTCTTctatgcagcattttataaatgaggccctgTATCTTTTTTGCTATTTGgaccatgttttccccatttcaATTTAAAGTAGATAAATgcaaattaaaacattattttattaggAACTTGGCAGAAATGATGTGGGTAGTTGgcagaatgaaacaaaaataataatttaacacatAATCGTAAATCtagaaaaactaaaaaaattatcttgaaGAGGTCACTTAATTTTAACCGCAGCTGTATATACATCTTTttggtatttatttattgtaaaaatgtaGCCTATTTTTTTAAGACCACTGAGATATTTTGCATTGTGACATTCCGATTCTTGTAGCTATAATGTCAATTGTTCTCCATTTTCAAGTTAAAGCATTGAAGAAAGTCTTACAGTAAAGTTAAAAAACAGGCAAATTCTGATTTGATAATGTTTGCAAAGCATGATGGGAAGAGTATATTCCTCATAGTAATGTGATCCACCTCAGGGCAGCATCATTTGCTTCATCTGAATGGTGCAAAAAAGGCAAAATATAGTTTCTTATTTCTTCACCAAATGAGGCGAGTATTTCTTGCTGaaagtgtttttatgactgtGATGTTTGAAAGACATTATGCATGTTTTATatgtttcacacacacacagtttgaTGGTCTCTGCAGATGAAGTGTAATGAAGCACAGAAGCATCAGAACCTCACAGTCGTCTCACAGGTCAGTGTCCATTTATTACTCAAATAAAACCCAATTCATTTAACCTCGTGTGAAGTTGCTAATCATGAGGTTCATGTTTACAAGCTGCAGGTGATATTAAcatgtcattagtttttatAGGCTACAGTTTAAAGTCAATGACAGTGACAGTGAATCTTATCATCCGAGAATAAAACAAAGTAAATGTCAGAGATCTCGGTGTGTTCATGATGCATCATTTACACTAAAATCAATCTTTCAATCTCATTTAtaccttttcaaaaaagtgTTTGGGTTTGTTTTTGGTCACATAAATTAAACGttttaaatttacttaaataataaaGTGTTGATGCATTCATACCTGTACTTCAGGTCTACACAAGAGCAGCACAATATTTCGGCATTCTTCATTAGACAGAACGGCCACAGACTCCTGTCTGTCCTCCACATCCCGCCCGTTAATCTGTCAATCAATCAAACAGTCAGCCAATGAGACGATGCATCAGCATGAAGCATTTAGGAGAGTAATGAAGAAGAGATGATGAGATTAAAGACCCTAGCAACTGCCCATCactgccctagcaaccactccAGCATCACagcgatgagttttgtacatgcAATCACCTCCAGCTAAAACtctttgtgttttgtttgtttggtgtcACTAATAGAGCAGAAATGACACACATCACACATTGAACAGCTTCAGGGGTCGTCTGTCATGTTTCACATTTAATTGactgaatgtttttttccagaaaCGGTGAGATTTCTCAGTGGAGAACACGACTGGATTTCTCCAGGTCAACAGAAACAAAAACAACTCATGGACGCCCACGGACAGACTACAGCTAAAAATACTCAGGTGTGAAATACAGTACATCTAATATAAGAGCGTACAGCTGGAGTCTATAGTAAAGATCATTGCATCTGTGTAATGACCCTGACCAGACCCCCTGTTTCCTTCAGGTcctgtaacacacacacacagtccaGTAATGACTCTCTATGGAGATCAGTATCATCCCCTCAGGTGTCATAAGAAGCTCAGTGTTTCTGGATGTTGCTGACTCAAACCTTTGATTCGCCGCGGGCGCAGTTCAGAGTTCACAATGAGATGTAACATACaatcattaaaaatgaatgCTGAAACACAATGACTACAGGCCACGCTACCGGTCATCTAATGAATCCAAGCCAAATTTACCTGTAAAATACGATCGCCTTCTCTGATACGACCGTCTCGTGCGGCGATGCTGTTCGGTTCAATCTGAGAACAAAAGCAAAGAGATTTCAGTAAGTACAAAGTCATCATGAGAATTTGTGTACACATGGACGAATCGTTCATCATTATTTCTGTGTCGCTCAAATAAATACAGCTATTATAATCAAATGACATTATTTACCATGATTTTATATAGCATTAAAAGTTTTGATAGTTTAGGAAGAAATGTCTCTATatctttgaaaatgttttaagaTTGTAACCAATCACAATCGTTCCTCTCTAGTGATTTCCTGTAGGGGGGGGGCTCATTGTTTAACAGCCAGTCAATTTCTATCTGACTGCATATCTATCCAATCAGAGCTGATCATGAATTTACTCCATCATCATCATTAGATCACAACACACTTTCTATTTGTCTGAATTAACTGTACAACATCTGTCAATTCAAATCAATTCAATAGATTTAGCGTAAAGTTGCTGTACTGCATTGTAAAACTGTTAAAAACGCCAtagaaatgtaaatgtaatgagaatCTGCAGTGATTGATGTATAACTGAGTCTGATCATCTATCTCCTC of Misgurnus anguillicaudatus unplaced genomic scaffold, ASM2758022v2 HiC_scaffold_34, whole genome shotgun sequence contains these proteins:
- the LOC141363318 gene encoding PDZ domain-containing RING finger protein 4-like; its protein translation is MNEENLLNITPQTQRLMGNFHTSDVRYLQEVVNGRDLSRASHEEAVEALRSAKDPIVVQVLRRTPLSRGQGSDQDVQVVDVCTQTEITFEHIMALAKLRPTTPPVPDICPFLLSDSCHSLHSVDQENFDESQYLSTIITDDRPEDFEYEEVELCRMNSEEKLGLTLCYRTDDEDDLAIYVGQIEPNSIAARDGRIREGDRILQINGRDVEDRQESVAVLSNEECRNIVLLLCRPEVQEEPWLDDEHNEFLEELKMEMLEEQRREEEEIDRATREEEEEEQARKTHHIRVNSHNILTIIQEDNITASCSYNHEKMRNGSEKNVLAQIQKRLSRCLRQRREAADQSPASGRVSGEGVEDDVAEGDCYQQLLELKCQIRNSGEYDLFYSHSSTIECSLRDQRGGMEHELRLLNEELRNIELECQNIMQAHQLHKREQVQQSPRTGKLADISEHPEKSDKDSSSAYNTAESSRSTPLAMDRSPEHSMHRMVSLTNRKNLKSSLLTGRASPPCPPVRRAPSGSPDHSNPSESDQTPPADDESSPRRTLRSRIPCLSSRQHQQTNIPPHGRHYQSVVHLIQQQSAVGYTQSLLSGPRVALPTEPKMEWKVKVRSDGTRYITKRPVRDRLLRERALKIKEERSGGMTTDDDAMSEMKMGRYWSKEERKRQLLRAKEQRRRREFMQRSRLESLRENPQSGGEGRKDVSIIELSHRKMMKKRNKKILDNWMTIQELMTHGAKAPEASKVHNAFLSVTTV